The DNA window CCCAGTGAGGTCACGACCGGTTGACGCTTGTTCGACGCCGCCGCGGCAGGCTCGCTGAACATCCAGTTGTCCAACACGCGGCGCAGGGCCGCCCAGAGCGCCAGCTCGGCGTCGATGAAGCTGTCTTCGCTTTCGAACAGCGACGCCTTGCCGGTGTGATACTTGAGCGTGACGTCGTAAGCGGCGATCGTCAGCTCGGCGATCAGGTCTTCGTAGCGTTCTGTATTAGGTTTGGCGGTAGCGATCATGGGGATATGTCCTTGCATGGTGGGCGGCAAATGCGGGTGGTTATGGCTTCGTATAGATGCTGTCGAACACGGCGCCTTCGGCGAAGAATCGCTTGTCGGCCTCGGCCCAATCGCTGGCCAGCTCCTTGATCGAGAACATCTGCAGCGTGGGGAACTGCTCGCGAAACTCGGCCAGGATCTCCGCCTTCGAGGGGCGGTAGAAATTGCGGCCGATCGTGCGCTGGGCGTCCTCCGTGTAGAGGAATTCGAGGTAAGCCTTGGCGACTTCCGCGGTGCCTTTGTGCTCGACATTCTTGTCGACCCAGGCCACGCGCGGCTCGGCCAGAATGCTGATCGGCGGATAGACGATCTCCAACGCACCGTTCGATTCGTGGACCTCGAGATGAGCCTCGTTTTCCCAGGTCAGATGCACGTCGCCGATGTTCTTCTGGGCGAAGGTCGTCGTCGCGGCCCGGGCACCCGAATCGAGGACCGGCACGTGCTTGTACAGCTCGGTGACGAGTTTCAAGGCGTCTTCGTCCGAGCCGCCGCGCAGGCGGACCGAGCCCCAGGCGCCCAGGAAGCTCAGCTTTCCGTTGCCCGAGGTCTTTGGGTTGGGCGTGATCACCTGGACGTCGGGCTTGATCAGGTCGTTCCAGTCCTTGACTCCCTTGGGGTTGTCCTTGCGGACGACGAACACAATCGTCGAACTGTAGGGCAGCGAGCCGTTGGGCAGACGCGTGCTCCAGTCGGCGGCAATCAGCCCGGACTTTTGCACGGCCTCGGTGTCGGTCACCATCGCCAGCGTCACGACGTCGGCCTCGAGGCCATCGATCACCGCCCGGGCCTGGCTCGACGAGCCGCCGTGCGATTGCTTGATGGTCACGTCGTGGCCAGTCTGCTGCTTGTATTGAGCAATGAATTGCTCATTGAGCTGTTTCCACAGCTCACGCGTCGGATCGTACGAGACGTTGAGCAACTCGAACGACTTGCCCGATCTGGCGGGTGCGCTGGCGCCGGAATTCCCGGCGGCGCTGTTGTTACAGCCTGTCAACGACAACGCCACGATGGCCAGGCAAGCAGCGAGGTGGACGGCGGCATTCGACGTGAATCGCATCGCGGTTTCCTTCCGGGCAAACGGGGAGTGGCAGTTTGGGAATGGGAGGCGTCGCGCATCTCAGCGCGATGCGACGACGATGGAGAATCGAGCGGCAGGAAGTCGGTCATGTCAGGCGGTCGAGGGCGGCTTCCTTACCGCGCGACCGCCTCGCAACATCGCCAACTGCAGAGACCGTCCCGCGCGCGGCCCGAGCCCTCGGCCGTTCTGCTCGCGGCAGGTTCATTCATCTGAGCTGGAGCGCCAGAAGCGATCATGCGGGCGACTCATCGCAACAGGCGTGCCAATCGGACCGACCCGCTGAAAACTCGGAAAAACGCCCGTGAAGCCTGCCCCATGCGTCCGAGACCAGCACATTTAACGGATTTTCCGTGTTCAATTACGGGCTGGTTCAATATAATATCACGGTTCCATTACTAATCACGGGTTACCGTCTGCGATGGACCGGTTCGCCAACCTGCTCTTAGACGTCTGGCGCGAGGCGTCGCGGCACGCCGAATCGGGCGAGGCGGTGACGATTGCCGCGCCCGAGTTGTTTCGCCAATTGCCGCTCGACGTGCTTGCGGTGCGCCGGCTCGACGTCGAACGCTCGATTCTCGAAACCGTCGTCACGGGACTGGCCAGCCGGCACGCGGTGCCTGAGCGTTCGGCCGACTTGCTCGCACCCGCGCAACTGGAAGGGCTGCTTGATTGGTGCCAACGCGGCGAAGTGCTGCACTCGGGCGCCGAAGGTGCGGACACGCTGGCGACGCTCCTGGCCGGCGGCTTGCGCGGCGACGTGCTTGCTGGTCCCTTGAACGACGCCTCGGGAGCGCTCGGAGTGCTCGTGTGTGTTGCCACGGCGCCGCGCAAATTCAGCAAGCGCCACAGCGACCTGGTCGCGCTGCTCCTCGAGCCGTTTTCGATCTGGCTGGCGAACGAACGACGGATTCGCGAGCTGCGCCGCGATCGCGAAGCTGCTGAGGCCGATCGACAGGCCTTGCTCGCACGCCTCGGCCGCACCGACCTCAACGAAGCCATCGTCGGCGCCGAGTCGGGCTTGCGCCCCGTCATGGAACGTATCGAGCAGGTCGCGCGGACCGATGTGCCTGTGCTGATCTTGGGCGAAACCGGGTCGGGCAAAGAGGTTGTGGCCCGGGCGATTCACCAGCGGTCGCGCCGCGCCGATGGTCCCTTCTTACGAGTTAACTGCGGCGCCATTCCCCCGGAGCTGGTCGACAGCGAGCTGTTCGGCCACGAGCGCGGCAGCTTTACCGGCGCCAGCGGATTGCGCAAAGGCTGGTTCGAACGCGCCGACGGCGGCACCTTGTTCCTCGACGAATGCGGCGAGCTGCCGCCGGCCGTCCAGGTGCGGCTGCTGAGGGTCCTGCAAGATGGTTCCTTCGAGCGTGTCGGTGGCGAGCAGGCGATGCACGTCGACGTCCGCATCGTAGCCGCGACTCACCGCCACCTCGAGGCGATGGTGACGGATGGCGCTTTTCGCCAGGACCTCTGGTACCGCCTGGCCGTCTTCCCGATTCATTTGCCCCCGCTGCGCGACCGACTCGAGGACATCCCCGAGATGGCCGCACATTTCGCGCTCAAGTCCGCCCGCAAATTGGGCTTCCCGCCTTGCCTGCCTTCGACGGCCGACCTGAATCAGTTGGTGACCTATAACTGGCCAGGCAATGTTCGCGAGCTGGCGGCGGTGATCGAGCGTGCGGCCATCTTGGGTGAAGGGCATCGACTCGAAATCGCCAAGGCGCTAGGCAACGCGCCTGCCGCCGTACCCAGTCGCCCTGACGGCAGCATTTTCCTCGACGCCGCGGCGCGGGTGGCCAGCGCGTCCTCCGAGACATTTCCGACGCTCGACGAGGCCATGGCGCGTCACATCGAGGCTGCCCTGGCCAAAACGGGCGGCCGCATCGAAGGGCCAGCCGGGGCGGCGAAACTGTTGGGCATCAACCCTCATACACTGCGTGCCCGCATGCGCAAACTTAAGATCGACTGGGCCAAGCACCGGTCGTCGCTACGGCATTCGTAGGTCGCCCCGGGCCGGTTGCTCACCCTGAGCGGCAAGCCGCGCTGCGCGCCGCAAGAGGCCGGCTCTAAACACGCGCCCTGTCATCAGCAACTGCAGAGCGCCATGCGCACGCGAACCAGTCGGCCCGCAAAGGCGCCATGCGCGCCAAATCCGGTAGCTGCCCCCGCGGCGGTGGTGAGCGGTTTTTGACCACGTGCAAATCGCGGCTTAGGTTTTCGCAATCTCAGCAGCAGGGGCAGGATGGATGACTGGCGCAGGTGCGACAGCAACGATCGCGCGCAATCGACGCGAACCGGCGACGGACGAATTCGTCCCGATCGCCTTGGCCAGCCTGTTTACTGCCAGGCAGTTGACGTTCGACCTGTACCTGTTCGAAGAAGCGGTCCGGCGTCCCGTCTTGTTCCGCGCCCGGCAAGTCGAGCTGACGCGCGAGGATGTGGCCTCGCTCGAGGCGCGCGGCGTGCGGTCGCTGTTCATCCGCGCCACGGCGCTGGATCAATTCCAATCGCTGTTGAGCGCGTCACTTGACGACGCGCTGGCCGACGAAGATGTACCCACCCTCGATCGACTGGCCATTCTTCAAGACACGGCCGCACCGCTGTTGAGCCAGGCGCTGCAACGGGTCAGCACCCAGGAAATCGTCGACACCGCCACGCAGCTCAGTCA is part of the Pirellulales bacterium genome and encodes:
- a CDS encoding sigma-54 dependent transcriptional regulator translates to MDRFANLLLDVWREASRHAESGEAVTIAAPELFRQLPLDVLAVRRLDVERSILETVVTGLASRHAVPERSADLLAPAQLEGLLDWCQRGEVLHSGAEGADTLATLLAGGLRGDVLAGPLNDASGALGVLVCVATAPRKFSKRHSDLVALLLEPFSIWLANERRIRELRRDREAAEADRQALLARLGRTDLNEAIVGAESGLRPVMERIEQVARTDVPVLILGETGSGKEVVARAIHQRSRRADGPFLRVNCGAIPPELVDSELFGHERGSFTGASGLRKGWFERADGGTLFLDECGELPPAVQVRLLRVLQDGSFERVGGEQAMHVDVRIVAATHRHLEAMVTDGAFRQDLWYRLAVFPIHLPPLRDRLEDIPEMAAHFALKSARKLGFPPCLPSTADLNQLVTYNWPGNVRELAAVIERAAILGEGHRLEIAKALGNAPAAVPSRPDGSIFLDAAARVASASSETFPTLDEAMARHIEAALAKTGGRIEGPAGAAKLLGINPHTLRARMRKLKIDWAKHRSSLRHS
- a CDS encoding sulfate ABC transporter substrate-binding protein, translating into MRFTSNAAVHLAACLAIVALSLTGCNNSAAGNSGASAPARSGKSFELLNVSYDPTRELWKQLNEQFIAQYKQQTGHDVTIKQSHGGSSSQARAVIDGLEADVVTLAMVTDTEAVQKSGLIAADWSTRLPNGSLPYSSTIVFVVRKDNPKGVKDWNDLIKPDVQVITPNPKTSGNGKLSFLGAWGSVRLRGGSDEDALKLVTELYKHVPVLDSGARAATTTFAQKNIGDVHLTWENEAHLEVHESNGALEIVYPPISILAEPRVAWVDKNVEHKGTAEVAKAYLEFLYTEDAQRTIGRNFYRPSKAEILAEFREQFPTLQMFSIKELASDWAEADKRFFAEGAVFDSIYTKP